The window TCAGCCAGGTGTTTGTAAACAGCTGTTTCTATGCTTACCAGTAAATCGGCCTCGCGATAAGGCTTCACCATATAGCCATATGGAAAAATTTCTTTTGCTTTGGCCAGTGTATCAGGGTCGGCATAGGCAGTTAAAAATACTACCGGCAGAGCGTACTCCTCCATGAGCTGCCTGCCCAGGGCAATCCCTTCTTCTTTTTCCTCCAAATGAATATCCATGAGTACAAGATCGGGCAAGGTGTCCTGTACGGCAGCCAGGGCTTCCTGTCCGTTGGCGGCCAGTCCTGTTACACCAAAGCCAAGACTTTCCAGGGTTTCTTTCAGGGATAAGGCGGCAATGCCTTCATCTTCTACAATCAAAATTCTTGAAAGGCTCATGCTAAGGGTTTTGGCAAGCTAATAATAATTTTGGTACCCGCTCCGGCAGCGGTTTCCAGTTGTTTATGGGCCTTTAGCTGTTTTACCAGGCTGTTGATAAGCTGCACCCCAAGTGTTTTACCTCCCTCAAAAATTTGGGGAGATAAACCTTTGCCATCATCAGCAATAATCAGCTCGTAATGAGTATCACCGGCTGGTCCAAAAAAGAGGTGAACCTGCCCCTGCTCCTGTGCAGAAAATGCATGTACCACAGCGTTAGATACCAGCTCATGCACCAGCAGGCCCAGCGGCACAAGGGTGTCAACTTTCAACCAGCACTCTGTGGAGTGGGTGTGTAAAGAAATTTGCTGCCCTCCTTTGAAGGTATTTACAACAGAATGCGCCAGGCTGATCAGATATTCATTTGCTTTTACCTCTGACAGCCGGGGAGAAAGGTACAGACGCTCCTGCAACAGAGCCAAAGTAAAAATTCTGCTTTTACTCTCTAACAGCAGCTTTCGCACCCCCGGATCCTGCACCCTGTTCATCTGCAGCTTGAGCAGACTGATAATGATATTCAGATTATTTTTTACCCGATGGTATACTTCATTCAGCAGGGCTTTCTTTTCTGCTTCTGCTGCAGCTAAGGCAATCTGCTGACTGTTGTGGCTTAGCTGATCCTGCACAAAGCATAACAGCACGCTTTCATCTCCCAGCATTGCATCTGCCAGTTCCAGTTCCAGCGCTTGCCTGTTCCCATCAGGCAGCTGCAGGGTGGCAGATACCTTTCCCTGCCTTACAGCCTGTACATGATGGGGGGTGGCTAAGATGATTGTAGCTGCTTTGGGCGTATCTGTAAATACTTCGGGAGTATAAAAACAGGCACTGAATGCCACGTTATGCGCCAGTACCAACCCCTCTCCAGTGTGCAGCAAAAACACAGGGCTGTTAACAGGATTGTATAAAGCCTTAAAATGCTCCCTACCGGGAAAAACAGGTACAACAAGTGCAGGTACGGCCATATAGCATCAGGCTAAACCTAAAAAGCAGGCTTTAGAAACAGATCGGCTGGAATATAATATAAATATCGGTTAGGATGTCTGCTCAGATAATCCTTTCCTTAGACTTGCTGATCATTTGTGCGACATTTTTAACATCCAGCTTTTTGAAAATGTTACGGCGGTGGCTCTCTACCGTTTTGATGCTTACGCACAGTTTATCTGCAATCTGGCTAGTGGTATAACCGGAAGCAATTAGCTTTACTATCTCAACCTCACGTTCCGACAAGCCTCCGAGTCTATGGCTGCTATCATCTGTAGCGGGGGTAAGTAAACTGCTGCTTAACACATCACTTACTTCTCTGGACAGGTAACGATGGCCTGCCAATACCTGCTGTACGGCATCCAGCAACTCATCTTCAGAAGCATTTTTAGTAAGAAAGCCACTTGCGCCCGCTGCAAAGAACCTTTTGATATAAGCACTTTCCTTTTGCATGGTAAGGGCTATTACCTTAATCCAGGGATAGCAGTTCCTGATGCGGTCTGTTGCTTCAATACCATTCATAACCGGCATATCCAGGTCCATCAGCACTACATCAGCCCTGGTTTCCTGCAGTACCTGCAGTACCTCTGCGCCATTGGCTGCCTGTCCAACCACCCTGTATTCATCCCTTCCTCCCAGTAGCAGCTCCCATGCCTTGCGCACCATTCTGTGATCATCTGCTACTATAATACGTACTTCTTTTCCCATGATGCTAGACTGAATTTCTGATATGTGAAGGTAGTTTTTTGTTCATGTAGTTACTATATAAAGTACGAGGCGAACTTACACAAAACCTTAAAGTGTTACTTTAAGTCCTGATAGGCTTTACAGCCGTTTTGCCCCACACTGTGTATTGTTAACTCTCATGATAAAATCCTCTCTTACATGCATAAAATAAAATCTTTGTACTGGTATGCATTTTTCTTTAGATTTTAGCATCATCCCCCCCCCTACCTTCCATCTCCTGTCCGAAAATTATTGCACTGTTACTAGCTATCTTAATGTCCGAACAGTCTTAAGCATTGGCGGAAAGAAACTTACTACTGCTTAAGCCGGTTGTTCAAGAGGCATAGTTTATGTAATTTTGCAGGCAAATGAAGAAGGTAGCCTTTTATACACTGGGATGTAAGCTCAACTTTTCTGAAACCTCTACAATTGGACGGCAGTTTGAAGACCGCGGGTTTCAAAAAGTAGACTTTTCGGATCAGCCCGATATATTCATCATTAACACCTGCTCGGTTACCGACAATGCTGATAAAAAATGCCGCAAAATTGTTCGGGAGGCGCAAAGTATTAATCCCAATGGTTACATTGCCATTATTGGCTGCTATGCCCAGTTAAAGCCGCAGGAAATTGCCGATATACCCGGTGTTGATGCCGTACTGGGTGCTGCGGAAAAATTTCAGCTGCTGGACCTGCTGGGCACTTTCGAGAAGCAACCGCAGGATTCTGCACAGCAGGCTACTGTATTAGCTAGTGAAATAACTGAAGCCACAGCCTTCAACAATGCCTATTCCTATGGCGACCGCACCCGTACTTTTCTTAAAGTACAGGATGGCTGCAACTACAACTGTTCTTTTTGCACCATTCCGCTTGCCCGGGGTAAAAGCCGCTCCAACAGCATTGCGAACATAATTGCCTCTGCCCGTGAAATTGCCGCTACCGACATCAAAGAAGTAGTAATCACCGGGGTAAACATTGGTGATTTCGGCATACAGGACGGCCGCCGCCAGGAGCGTTTTATTGACCTGGTGAAGGCATTGGATGAGGTGGAAGGTATAGATCGTTTTCGCATTTCATCCATTGAGCCAAACCTGCTCAGCAACGAGGTGATTGAGTATGTTGCTCAGTCCCGGCGCTTTGTGCCTCACTTTCACATACCGCTGCAATCGGGCAGTAACGAAATTCTGAAAGCCATGTATCGCCGCTACCAGCGCGAGCTGTATGCCGAAAGGGTTGCCGGTATCAAGAGCCTGATGCCCCACTGTTGTATCGGGGTAGATGTAATTGTAGGTTTCCCCGGCGAAACGGAAGAGCATTTTCTGGAAACCTATCGCTTTCTGAACGAGCTGCCTGTGAGTTACCTGCACGTTTTTACGTTTTCTGAAAGAGCCAACACCCCGGCTGCAGAGCTGGCAAGCCCTGTGCCTATGAAAGAGCGCAACCGCCGCAGCCGCATGCTACGCAGCCTAAGCGAAAAGAAAAAACGTTTCTTTTACGAAGAAAATGCAGGCCGGGAAGCAACAGTGCTTTTTGAGGATGATGTGGTGGAGGGTATGATGCATGGCTTTACAGAAAACTATGTACGTGTTACTGCTAAGTATGACCCTATGCTTATTAATGAGCTGAAGACGGTACAACTTACTTCCCTTGATAGCAATGGATTAATGCAGGCCGCAGAAACAACCACCTACCTTTCGCACGCATAAATAATTAGTAAATGAGCAGCCAAAGCCCTGTTCACCAGAAATTAAAAGCAGAAGCAGTCTACTGATGAGTTCAAGCTGCTACAGACTCACTCAGACCCTGATAAAATAAACGGTGTTAACCAATTCCGCCGCCGACGGAGCGGCTATATCAAGCCGATTTTCTTTGCTCTTTGGCAGCATAAAATTTAACCCCACCCTACGCGGCTACGCCTGGCAGTAAAAGCAAAACTACAGACAAGCATTAACCGACTACCTGTTCTCACGATTATATTTGAATAACATAATGGATGGGTCACCTCCCTGCCCTTCGTTTCCGATGAGCATATCACCATTAGGCAAAAAGGTGATAGATTCAGGTTGTAAGAACAGGCTTACTGGCAGCTCCTCAATATGCTTTACTTGTCCGGATGGGCCAATGATAGCCATGAGCTTACTTTGCGAAGAGAGTATATACAAGTCTTTTGTGTAAGGATGTACAGCAAGACCGGAAGGTGCCAGTATACCAGATTCGCCCTGTGCATCCAATAATTTCCGCATACCCAGAGATATTTTATCCAAACCAGAGTCCAGCAGATTTTCCTCAAGCACCTCCTGGTGTATTTCCAGGTATGGCTTTTTTGCCAGAACATGCGTTTCCAGGTCAAAAGACCAAATTTGGCGCACACCATACGCACCTACTTTACAGGCAACCAGCAGGCTACTTCTATCTGGCAACAGACATAGCCCCTCGGCATCACAGTTATCA of the Flammeovirgaceae bacterium 311 genome contains:
- a CDS encoding signal transduction histidine kinase (COG3920 Signal transduction histidine kinase) is translated as MAVPALVVPVFPGREHFKALYNPVNSPVFLLHTGEGLVLAHNVAFSACFYTPEVFTDTPKAATIILATPHHVQAVRQGKVSATLQLPDGNRQALELELADAMLGDESVLLCFVQDQLSHNSQQIALAAAEAEKKALLNEVYHRVKNNLNIIISLLKLQMNRVQDPGVRKLLLESKSRIFTLALLQERLYLSPRLSEVKANEYLISLAHSVVNTFKGGQQISLHTHSTECWLKVDTLVPLGLLVHELVSNAVVHAFSAQEQGQVHLFFGPAGDTHYELIIADDGKGLSPQIFEGGKTLGVQLINSLVKQLKAHKQLETAAGAGTKIIISLPKPLA
- a CDS encoding two component transcriptional regulator, LuxR family protein (COG2197 Response regulator containing a CheY-like receiver domain and an HTH DNA-binding domain), which codes for MGKEVRIIVADDHRMVRKAWELLLGGRDEYRVVGQAANGAEVLQVLQETRADVVLMDLDMPVMNGIEATDRIRNCYPWIKVIALTMQKESAYIKRFFAAGASGFLTKNASEDELLDAVQQVLAGHRYLSREVSDVLSSSLLTPATDDSSHRLGGLSEREVEIVKLIASGYTTSQIADKLCVSIKTVESHRRNIFKKLDVKNVAQMISKSKERII
- a CDS encoding MiaB-like tRNA modifying enzyme (COG0621 2-methylthioadenine synthetase) — translated: MKKVAFYTLGCKLNFSETSTIGRQFEDRGFQKVDFSDQPDIFIINTCSVTDNADKKCRKIVREAQSINPNGYIAIIGCYAQLKPQEIADIPGVDAVLGAAEKFQLLDLLGTFEKQPQDSAQQATVLASEITEATAFNNAYSYGDRTRTFLKVQDGCNYNCSFCTIPLARGKSRSNSIANIIASAREIAATDIKEVVITGVNIGDFGIQDGRRQERFIDLVKALDEVEGIDRFRISSIEPNLLSNEVIEYVAQSRRFVPHFHIPLQSGSNEILKAMYRRYQRELYAERVAGIKSLMPHCCIGVDVIVGFPGETEEHFLETYRFLNELPVSYLHVFTFSERANTPAAELASPVPMKERNRRSRMLRSLSEKKKRFFYEENAGREATVLFEDDVVEGMMHGFTENYVRVTAKYDPMLINELKTVQLTSLDSNGLMQAAETTTYLSHA